The following are from one region of the Heliangelus exortis chromosome 29, bHelExo1.hap1, whole genome shotgun sequence genome:
- the FMNL1 gene encoding formin-like protein 1 isoform X1 → MGNAAGGMEGGSAGRESRDPRPPQAPPAAAPPARQPMPAAAELEERFGRALNTMNLPPDKMKLLNQYDNEKKWELVCDQERFQVKNPPGAYIQKLRSYLDTGAVSRKVRATPCATCPCPWLGVGTVPMALPVPQFKRRAQESTQVLRELEISLRTNYIGWVQEFLNEENQGLDVLLEYLSFAQCSVAYDMESTENGSPGSDKGKGTERSLEDLNKSSSSPPPQGPPKARHLTVRLNPSHRKALRSSRLASHKDDVHLCILCLRAIMNYQSGFSLVMNHPACVNEITLSLNNKNARTKALVLELLAAVCLVRGGHDIILAAFDNFKEVCGERNRFEKLMEYFRNEDTNIDFMVACMQFINIVVHSVENMNFRVFLQYEFTHLGLDQYLESLRLTESEKLQVQIQAYLDNVFDVGAMLEDSETKTAVLEHMEELQENVTQLTEKLQDVENDSMAKIAELEKQLSQARRELEALREQLSPPRPPSPPAPQPQESYRRALERRLAELEEQGLVQILRGPDGDVAIQIVPVAIETPAAPVVTGEATTATTTAITTDTGTDAAAPAPAPSPPPAPPVPPPPPPLPGAELGPVVPPAPPLPSGGCPTPGIPPAPPLPGAQVPPPAPPLPGPTGAPLEGPIPPPPPPPPLGGQLPAGPGAPPATGGSVKVKKPIQTKFRMPVFNWVALKPNQIDGTVFTELNDEKVLQELDMSDFEEQFKTKAQGPGLDISALKVKATQKAPSKVTLMESNRAKNLAITLRKGGRSIQEICTAIETYDQQALSLDFLELLLRFLPTEYERTLIGKFEREQRPLEELSEEDQFLIHFSKIPRLAERMNVMIFLGNFSDTAQLLMPQLHAIIAASISLKSSNKLRNILEIVLAFGNYMNSSKRGAAYGFRLQSLDALLEMKSTDRKQTLLHYLVRVITEKYPELTGFHTELHFLDKAGTVSLDSVLQDVRSLQQGMELTRKEFMRQDDSLVLKDFLKVNSEVMEKLQADSKTAKEAYESAVEYFGENPKNSPPTTFFPMFMRFIRAYKKAEQDIELWKKQEAMAKEAESSPPGSEDHPEVKLPIQKAKRQQMDMIAELKKKQMVKEPLIYEGKDGAIEDIISDLRNNPYRRAEKGRGSAKRRAAGQSLQSTPDISL, encoded by the exons ATGGGCAACGCGGCCGGGGGCATGGAGGGGGGGTCTGCGGGCAGGGAGAGCCGAGACCCCCGCCCGCCCCAGGCCCCCCCCGCGGCCGCCCCGCCCGCCCGGCAGCCGATGCCCGCGGCTGCAGAACTGGAGGAGCGATTCGGGAGGGCcctg AACACCATGAACCTGCCCCCTGACAAGATGAAGCTGCTCAACCAGTATGACAACGAGAAGAAGTGGGAGCTCGTCTGTGACCAG GAACGTTTCCAGGTGAAAAACCCCCCGGGTGCCTACATCCAGAAGCTGAGGAGCTACTTGGACACAGGGGCTGTGAGCAGGAAGGTGAGGGCCACCCCTTGTGCcacttgtccctgtccctggctggGCGTGGGGACAGTGCCAATGGCTCTGCCTGTCCCCCAGTTCAAGAGGCGAGCGCAGGAGTCGACGCAGGTGCTGCGGGAGCTGGAGATTTCCCTGAGGACAAACTACATCGG ATGGGTTCAGGAGTTCCTCAACGAGGAGAACCAGGGCCTGGATGTGCTGCTGGAATATCTCTCCTTCGCCCAGTGCTCCGTCGC GTACGACATGGAGAGCACAGAGAACGGCAGCCCGGGCTCTGACAAGGGCAAGGGGACAGAGCGGTCTCTGGAGGACCTGAACAAAAGCAgctcctcaccccctccccagggtcCCCCCAAAGCACGGCACCTCACTGTCAG GCTGAACCCCTCGCACAGGAAGGCCCTGAGGAGCTCCCGCCTCGCCAGCCACAAGGACGATGTccacctctgcatcctctgtcTCCGCGCCATCATGAACTAccag TCTGGCTTCAGCCTGGTGATGAACCACCCAGCCTGCGTCAACGAGATCACCCTGAGCCTCAACAACAAGAATGCCAG GACCAAGGCActggtgctggagctgctggctgctgtctGCCTGGTCCGAGGAGGCCACGACATCatcctggctgcctttgacaACTTCAAGGAG GTCTGCGGGGAGAGGAACCGCTTTGAGAAGCTGATGGAATATTTCAGGAACGAGGACACCAACATCGACTTCATG GTGGCCTGCATGCAGTTCATCAACATCGTGGTGCACTCGGTGGAGAACATGAACTTCCGCGTGTTCCTGCAGTACGAGTTCACCCACCTGGGGCTGGACCAGTACCTGGAG agcctccGCCTGACGGAGAGCGAGAAGCTGCAGGTGCAGATCCAAGCCTACCTGGACAACGTCTTCGACGTGGGGGCCATGCTGGAGGACTCGGAGACGAAGACGGCGGTGCTGGAGCacatggaggagctgcaggaaaacGTCACCCAG CTGACGGAGAAGCTGCAGGATGTGGAGAACGACTCCATGGCCAAGattgcagagctggagaagcagctgagccAGGCCCGGCGGGAGCTGGAGGCTCTGCGG gagcagctgagcccccCCCGGCCTCCCAGCCCCCcggccccccagccccaggagagcTACCGGCGGGCGCTGGAGCGGCGCTTGGCCGAGCTAGAGGAGCAGGGTTTGGTGCAGATCCTGCGGGGGCCCGACGGAGACGTCGCCATCCAAATCGTCCCCGTTGCCATAGaaaccccagcagcccccgtGGTTACTGGAGaggccaccactgccaccaccactgccatCACCACAGACACCGGCACAG atgcagcagctccagctccagccccatctccccccccagcaccccctgtccccccgcccccccctccACTCCCGGGGGCTGAGCTGGGCCCCGTGGTGCCCCCCGCACCCCCCCTGCCCTCGGGGGGATGCCCTACCCCTGGCatccccccagcacctccactCCCGGGTGCCCAAGTACCACCACCTGCACCCCCACTCCCGGGCCCCACTGGAGCCCCACTGGAGGgccccatccccccccctccaccaccccctcccctcggtgggcagctcccagctgggccTGGTGCCCCCCCTGCCACTGGTGGTTCAG TGAAGGTGAAGAAGCCCATCCAGACCAAGTTCCGCATGCCCGTCTTCAACTGGGTGGCTCTGAAGCCCAACCAGATCGATGGCACCGTCTTCACCGAGCTCAACGACGAGAAGGTGCTGCAG GAGCTGGACATGAGTGACTTTGAGGAGCAGTTCAAGACCAAGGCTCAGGGCCCTGGCTTGGACATCAGTGCCCTCAAGGTTAAGGCCACGCAGAAGGCTCCCAGCAAGGTCACCCTCATGGAGTCCAACCGGGCCAAGAACTTGGCCATCACCCTGCGCAAGGGCGGGCGCAGCATCCAGGAGATCTGCACGGCCATTGAGAC GTACGACCAGCAAGCCCTGAGCCTCGActtcctggagctgctgctgcgATTCCTGCCCACCGAGTACGAGCGGACGCTGATCGGGAAGTTCGAGCGGGAGCAGCGGCCGCTGGAGGAGCTGTCGGAGGAGGATCAGTTCCTGATCCACTTCAGCAAAATCCCCCGCCTGGCCGAGCGCATGAACGTCATGATCTTCCTGGGCAACTTCAGCgacacagcccagctgctgatgccc CAACTCCACGCCATCATCGCCGCCTCCATCTCCCTCAAGTCCTCCAACAAACTCCGCAACATCCTCGAG ATTGTCCTGGCCTTCGGGAACTACATGAACAGCAGCAAACGGGGGGCAGCCTACGGGTTCCGGCTGCAGAGCCTCGACGCG ctcctggagaTGAAATCCACAGACCGCAAGCAGACGCTGCTGCACTACCTGGTGCGGGTGATCACGGAGAAGTACCCGGAGCTGACCGGGTTCCACACCGAGCTGCACTTCCTCGACAAGGCGGGCACAG TCTCCCTGGACAGCGTGCTGCAGGATGTGAGGAGCCTGCAGCAGGGCATGGAGCTGACCCGCAAGGAGTTCATGCGGCAGGACGACAGCCTGGTGCTCAAGGACTTCCTCAAGGTCAACTCCGAGGTGATGGAGAAGCTGCAGGCTGACAGCAAAACCGCCAAG GAAGCCTACGAGTCAGCCGTGGAGTACTTTGGGGAGAACCCCAAGAACAGCCCCCCCACCACCTTCTTCCCCATGTTCATGCGCTTCATCAGAGCCTACAAG aaagcagagcaggacatCGAGCTGTGGAAGAAACAAGAGGCCATGGCCAAAGAGGCAGAATCCAGCCCCCCCGGCAGCGAGGACCACCCCGAGGTGAAG CTGCCCATCCAGAAAGCCAAGAGGCAGCAGATGGATATGATTGCTGAGCTGAAGAAGAAGCAGATGGTGAAGGAGCCACTCATCTACGAAGGGAAGGATGGGGCCATCGAGGATATTATTTCAG
- the FMNL1 gene encoding formin-like protein 1 isoform X3, whose protein sequence is MGNAAGGMEGGSAGRESRDPRPPQAPPAAAPPARQPMPAAAELEERFGRALNTMNLPPDKMKLLNQYDNEKKWELVCDQERFQVKNPPGAYIQKLRSYLDTGAVSRKVRATPCATCPCPWLGVGTVPMALPVPQFKRRAQESTQVLRELEISLRTNYIGWVQEFLNEENQGLDVLLEYLSFAQCSVAYDMESTENGSPGSDKGKGTERSLEDLNKSSSSPPPQGPPKARHLTVRLNPSHRKALRSSRLASHKDDVHLCILCLRAIMNYQSGFSLVMNHPACVNEITLSLNNKNARTKALVLELLAAVCLVRGGHDIILAAFDNFKEVCGERNRFEKLMEYFRNEDTNIDFMVACMQFINIVVHSVENMNFRVFLQYEFTHLGLDQYLESLRLTESEKLQVQIQAYLDNVFDVGAMLEDSETKTAVLEHMEELQENVTQLTEKLQDVENDSMAKIAELEKQLSQARRELEALREQLSPPRPPSPPAPQPQESYRRALERRLAELEEQGLVQILRGPDGDVAIQIVPVAIETPAAPVVTGEATTATTTAITTDTGTDAAAPAPAPSPPPAPPVPPPPPPLPGAELGPVVPPAPPLPSGGCPTPGIPPAPPLPGAQVPPPAPPLPGPTGAPLEGPIPPPPPPPPLGGQLPAGPGAPPATGGSVKVKKPIQTKFRMPVFNWVALKPNQIDGTVFTELNDEKVLQELDMSDFEEQFKTKAQGPGLDISALKVKATQKAPSKVTLMESNRAKNLAITLRKGGRSIQEICTAIETYDQQALSLDFLELLLRFLPTEYERTLIGKFEREQRPLEELSEEDQFLIHFSKIPRLAERMNVMIFLGNFSDTAQLLMPQLHAIIAASISLKSSNKLRNILEIVLAFGNYMNSSKRGAAYGFRLQSLDALLEMKSTDRKQTLLHYLVRVITEKYPELTGFHTELHFLDKAGTVSLDSVLQDVRSLQQGMELTRKEFMRQDDSLVLKDFLKVNSEVMEKLQADSKTAKEAYESAVEYFGENPKNSPPTTFFPMFMRFIRAYKKAEQDIELWKKQEAMAKEAESSPPGSEDHPEVKLPIQKAKRQQMDMIAELKKKQMVKEPLIYEGKDGAIEDIISALKTVPFTARTGKRSSRLFCDMSFPEQSPL, encoded by the exons ATGGGCAACGCGGCCGGGGGCATGGAGGGGGGGTCTGCGGGCAGGGAGAGCCGAGACCCCCGCCCGCCCCAGGCCCCCCCCGCGGCCGCCCCGCCCGCCCGGCAGCCGATGCCCGCGGCTGCAGAACTGGAGGAGCGATTCGGGAGGGCcctg AACACCATGAACCTGCCCCCTGACAAGATGAAGCTGCTCAACCAGTATGACAACGAGAAGAAGTGGGAGCTCGTCTGTGACCAG GAACGTTTCCAGGTGAAAAACCCCCCGGGTGCCTACATCCAGAAGCTGAGGAGCTACTTGGACACAGGGGCTGTGAGCAGGAAGGTGAGGGCCACCCCTTGTGCcacttgtccctgtccctggctggGCGTGGGGACAGTGCCAATGGCTCTGCCTGTCCCCCAGTTCAAGAGGCGAGCGCAGGAGTCGACGCAGGTGCTGCGGGAGCTGGAGATTTCCCTGAGGACAAACTACATCGG ATGGGTTCAGGAGTTCCTCAACGAGGAGAACCAGGGCCTGGATGTGCTGCTGGAATATCTCTCCTTCGCCCAGTGCTCCGTCGC GTACGACATGGAGAGCACAGAGAACGGCAGCCCGGGCTCTGACAAGGGCAAGGGGACAGAGCGGTCTCTGGAGGACCTGAACAAAAGCAgctcctcaccccctccccagggtcCCCCCAAAGCACGGCACCTCACTGTCAG GCTGAACCCCTCGCACAGGAAGGCCCTGAGGAGCTCCCGCCTCGCCAGCCACAAGGACGATGTccacctctgcatcctctgtcTCCGCGCCATCATGAACTAccag TCTGGCTTCAGCCTGGTGATGAACCACCCAGCCTGCGTCAACGAGATCACCCTGAGCCTCAACAACAAGAATGCCAG GACCAAGGCActggtgctggagctgctggctgctgtctGCCTGGTCCGAGGAGGCCACGACATCatcctggctgcctttgacaACTTCAAGGAG GTCTGCGGGGAGAGGAACCGCTTTGAGAAGCTGATGGAATATTTCAGGAACGAGGACACCAACATCGACTTCATG GTGGCCTGCATGCAGTTCATCAACATCGTGGTGCACTCGGTGGAGAACATGAACTTCCGCGTGTTCCTGCAGTACGAGTTCACCCACCTGGGGCTGGACCAGTACCTGGAG agcctccGCCTGACGGAGAGCGAGAAGCTGCAGGTGCAGATCCAAGCCTACCTGGACAACGTCTTCGACGTGGGGGCCATGCTGGAGGACTCGGAGACGAAGACGGCGGTGCTGGAGCacatggaggagctgcaggaaaacGTCACCCAG CTGACGGAGAAGCTGCAGGATGTGGAGAACGACTCCATGGCCAAGattgcagagctggagaagcagctgagccAGGCCCGGCGGGAGCTGGAGGCTCTGCGG gagcagctgagcccccCCCGGCCTCCCAGCCCCCcggccccccagccccaggagagcTACCGGCGGGCGCTGGAGCGGCGCTTGGCCGAGCTAGAGGAGCAGGGTTTGGTGCAGATCCTGCGGGGGCCCGACGGAGACGTCGCCATCCAAATCGTCCCCGTTGCCATAGaaaccccagcagcccccgtGGTTACTGGAGaggccaccactgccaccaccactgccatCACCACAGACACCGGCACAG atgcagcagctccagctccagccccatctccccccccagcaccccctgtccccccgcccccccctccACTCCCGGGGGCTGAGCTGGGCCCCGTGGTGCCCCCCGCACCCCCCCTGCCCTCGGGGGGATGCCCTACCCCTGGCatccccccagcacctccactCCCGGGTGCCCAAGTACCACCACCTGCACCCCCACTCCCGGGCCCCACTGGAGCCCCACTGGAGGgccccatccccccccctccaccaccccctcccctcggtgggcagctcccagctgggccTGGTGCCCCCCCTGCCACTGGTGGTTCAG TGAAGGTGAAGAAGCCCATCCAGACCAAGTTCCGCATGCCCGTCTTCAACTGGGTGGCTCTGAAGCCCAACCAGATCGATGGCACCGTCTTCACCGAGCTCAACGACGAGAAGGTGCTGCAG GAGCTGGACATGAGTGACTTTGAGGAGCAGTTCAAGACCAAGGCTCAGGGCCCTGGCTTGGACATCAGTGCCCTCAAGGTTAAGGCCACGCAGAAGGCTCCCAGCAAGGTCACCCTCATGGAGTCCAACCGGGCCAAGAACTTGGCCATCACCCTGCGCAAGGGCGGGCGCAGCATCCAGGAGATCTGCACGGCCATTGAGAC GTACGACCAGCAAGCCCTGAGCCTCGActtcctggagctgctgctgcgATTCCTGCCCACCGAGTACGAGCGGACGCTGATCGGGAAGTTCGAGCGGGAGCAGCGGCCGCTGGAGGAGCTGTCGGAGGAGGATCAGTTCCTGATCCACTTCAGCAAAATCCCCCGCCTGGCCGAGCGCATGAACGTCATGATCTTCCTGGGCAACTTCAGCgacacagcccagctgctgatgccc CAACTCCACGCCATCATCGCCGCCTCCATCTCCCTCAAGTCCTCCAACAAACTCCGCAACATCCTCGAG ATTGTCCTGGCCTTCGGGAACTACATGAACAGCAGCAAACGGGGGGCAGCCTACGGGTTCCGGCTGCAGAGCCTCGACGCG ctcctggagaTGAAATCCACAGACCGCAAGCAGACGCTGCTGCACTACCTGGTGCGGGTGATCACGGAGAAGTACCCGGAGCTGACCGGGTTCCACACCGAGCTGCACTTCCTCGACAAGGCGGGCACAG TCTCCCTGGACAGCGTGCTGCAGGATGTGAGGAGCCTGCAGCAGGGCATGGAGCTGACCCGCAAGGAGTTCATGCGGCAGGACGACAGCCTGGTGCTCAAGGACTTCCTCAAGGTCAACTCCGAGGTGATGGAGAAGCTGCAGGCTGACAGCAAAACCGCCAAG GAAGCCTACGAGTCAGCCGTGGAGTACTTTGGGGAGAACCCCAAGAACAGCCCCCCCACCACCTTCTTCCCCATGTTCATGCGCTTCATCAGAGCCTACAAG aaagcagagcaggacatCGAGCTGTGGAAGAAACAAGAGGCCATGGCCAAAGAGGCAGAATCCAGCCCCCCCGGCAGCGAGGACCACCCCGAGGTGAAG CTGCCCATCCAGAAAGCCAAGAGGCAGCAGATGGATATGATTGCTGAGCTGAAGAAGAAGCAGATGGTGAAGGAGCCACTCATCTACGAAGGGAAGGATGGGGCCATCGAGGATATTATTTCAG ctctcaaAACCGTTCCTTTCACGGCCCGGACGGGCAAGCGCTCGTCCCGGCTCTTCTGCGACATGAGCTTCCCCGAGCAGAGTCCTCTGTAG
- the FMNL1 gene encoding formin-like protein 1 isoform X4, with protein sequence MGNAAGGMEGGSAGRESRDPRPPQAPPAAAPPARQPMPAAAELEERFGRALNTMNLPPDKMKLLNQYDNEKKWELVCDQERFQVKNPPGAYIQKLRSYLDTGAVSRKVRATPCATCPCPWLGVGTVPMALPVPQFKRRAQESTQVLRELEISLRTNYIGWVQEFLNEENQGLDVLLEYLSFAQCSVAYDMESTENGSPGSDKGKGTERSLEDLNKSSSSPPPQGPPKARHLTVRLNPSHRKALRSSRLASHKDDVHLCILCLRAIMNYQSGFSLVMNHPACVNEITLSLNNKNARTKALVLELLAAVCLVRGGHDIILAAFDNFKEVCGERNRFEKLMEYFRNEDTNIDFMVACMQFINIVVHSVENMNFRVFLQYEFTHLGLDQYLESLRLTESEKLQVQIQAYLDNVFDVGAMLEDSETKTAVLEHMEELQENVTQLTEKLQDVENDSMAKIAELEKQLSQARRELEALREQLSPPRPPSPPAPQPQESYRRALERRLAELEEQGLVQILRGPDGDVAIQIVPVAIETPAAPVVTGEATTATTTAITTDTGTDAAAPAPAPSPPPAPPVPPPPPPLPGAELGPVVPPAPPLPSGGCPTPGIPPAPPLPGAQVPPPAPPLPGPTGAPLEGPIPPPPPPPPLGGQLPAGPGAPPATGGSVKVKKPIQTKFRMPVFNWVALKPNQIDGTVFTELNDEKVLQELDMSDFEEQFKTKAQGPGLDISALKVKATQKAPSKVTLMESNRAKNLAITLRKGGRSIQEICTAIETYDQQALSLDFLELLLRFLPTEYERTLIGKFEREQRPLEELSEEDQFLIHFSKIPRLAERMNVMIFLGNFSDTAQLLMPQLHAIIAASISLKSSNKLRNILEIVLAFGNYMNSSKRGAAYGFRLQSLDALLEMKSTDRKQTLLHYLVRVITEKYPELTGFHTELHFLDKAGTVSLDSVLQDVRSLQQGMELTRKEFMRQDDSLVLKDFLKVNSEVMEKLQADSKTAKEAYESAVEYFGENPKNSPPTTFFPMFMRFIRAYKKAEQDIELWKKQEAMAKEAESSPPGSEDHPELPIQKAKRQQMDMIAELKKKQMVKEPLIYEGKDGAIEDIISALKTVPFTARTGKRSSRLFCDMSFPEQSPL encoded by the exons ATGGGCAACGCGGCCGGGGGCATGGAGGGGGGGTCTGCGGGCAGGGAGAGCCGAGACCCCCGCCCGCCCCAGGCCCCCCCCGCGGCCGCCCCGCCCGCCCGGCAGCCGATGCCCGCGGCTGCAGAACTGGAGGAGCGATTCGGGAGGGCcctg AACACCATGAACCTGCCCCCTGACAAGATGAAGCTGCTCAACCAGTATGACAACGAGAAGAAGTGGGAGCTCGTCTGTGACCAG GAACGTTTCCAGGTGAAAAACCCCCCGGGTGCCTACATCCAGAAGCTGAGGAGCTACTTGGACACAGGGGCTGTGAGCAGGAAGGTGAGGGCCACCCCTTGTGCcacttgtccctgtccctggctggGCGTGGGGACAGTGCCAATGGCTCTGCCTGTCCCCCAGTTCAAGAGGCGAGCGCAGGAGTCGACGCAGGTGCTGCGGGAGCTGGAGATTTCCCTGAGGACAAACTACATCGG ATGGGTTCAGGAGTTCCTCAACGAGGAGAACCAGGGCCTGGATGTGCTGCTGGAATATCTCTCCTTCGCCCAGTGCTCCGTCGC GTACGACATGGAGAGCACAGAGAACGGCAGCCCGGGCTCTGACAAGGGCAAGGGGACAGAGCGGTCTCTGGAGGACCTGAACAAAAGCAgctcctcaccccctccccagggtcCCCCCAAAGCACGGCACCTCACTGTCAG GCTGAACCCCTCGCACAGGAAGGCCCTGAGGAGCTCCCGCCTCGCCAGCCACAAGGACGATGTccacctctgcatcctctgtcTCCGCGCCATCATGAACTAccag TCTGGCTTCAGCCTGGTGATGAACCACCCAGCCTGCGTCAACGAGATCACCCTGAGCCTCAACAACAAGAATGCCAG GACCAAGGCActggtgctggagctgctggctgctgtctGCCTGGTCCGAGGAGGCCACGACATCatcctggctgcctttgacaACTTCAAGGAG GTCTGCGGGGAGAGGAACCGCTTTGAGAAGCTGATGGAATATTTCAGGAACGAGGACACCAACATCGACTTCATG GTGGCCTGCATGCAGTTCATCAACATCGTGGTGCACTCGGTGGAGAACATGAACTTCCGCGTGTTCCTGCAGTACGAGTTCACCCACCTGGGGCTGGACCAGTACCTGGAG agcctccGCCTGACGGAGAGCGAGAAGCTGCAGGTGCAGATCCAAGCCTACCTGGACAACGTCTTCGACGTGGGGGCCATGCTGGAGGACTCGGAGACGAAGACGGCGGTGCTGGAGCacatggaggagctgcaggaaaacGTCACCCAG CTGACGGAGAAGCTGCAGGATGTGGAGAACGACTCCATGGCCAAGattgcagagctggagaagcagctgagccAGGCCCGGCGGGAGCTGGAGGCTCTGCGG gagcagctgagcccccCCCGGCCTCCCAGCCCCCcggccccccagccccaggagagcTACCGGCGGGCGCTGGAGCGGCGCTTGGCCGAGCTAGAGGAGCAGGGTTTGGTGCAGATCCTGCGGGGGCCCGACGGAGACGTCGCCATCCAAATCGTCCCCGTTGCCATAGaaaccccagcagcccccgtGGTTACTGGAGaggccaccactgccaccaccactgccatCACCACAGACACCGGCACAG atgcagcagctccagctccagccccatctccccccccagcaccccctgtccccccgcccccccctccACTCCCGGGGGCTGAGCTGGGCCCCGTGGTGCCCCCCGCACCCCCCCTGCCCTCGGGGGGATGCCCTACCCCTGGCatccccccagcacctccactCCCGGGTGCCCAAGTACCACCACCTGCACCCCCACTCCCGGGCCCCACTGGAGCCCCACTGGAGGgccccatccccccccctccaccaccccctcccctcggtgggcagctcccagctgggccTGGTGCCCCCCCTGCCACTGGTGGTTCAG TGAAGGTGAAGAAGCCCATCCAGACCAAGTTCCGCATGCCCGTCTTCAACTGGGTGGCTCTGAAGCCCAACCAGATCGATGGCACCGTCTTCACCGAGCTCAACGACGAGAAGGTGCTGCAG GAGCTGGACATGAGTGACTTTGAGGAGCAGTTCAAGACCAAGGCTCAGGGCCCTGGCTTGGACATCAGTGCCCTCAAGGTTAAGGCCACGCAGAAGGCTCCCAGCAAGGTCACCCTCATGGAGTCCAACCGGGCCAAGAACTTGGCCATCACCCTGCGCAAGGGCGGGCGCAGCATCCAGGAGATCTGCACGGCCATTGAGAC GTACGACCAGCAAGCCCTGAGCCTCGActtcctggagctgctgctgcgATTCCTGCCCACCGAGTACGAGCGGACGCTGATCGGGAAGTTCGAGCGGGAGCAGCGGCCGCTGGAGGAGCTGTCGGAGGAGGATCAGTTCCTGATCCACTTCAGCAAAATCCCCCGCCTGGCCGAGCGCATGAACGTCATGATCTTCCTGGGCAACTTCAGCgacacagcccagctgctgatgccc CAACTCCACGCCATCATCGCCGCCTCCATCTCCCTCAAGTCCTCCAACAAACTCCGCAACATCCTCGAG ATTGTCCTGGCCTTCGGGAACTACATGAACAGCAGCAAACGGGGGGCAGCCTACGGGTTCCGGCTGCAGAGCCTCGACGCG ctcctggagaTGAAATCCACAGACCGCAAGCAGACGCTGCTGCACTACCTGGTGCGGGTGATCACGGAGAAGTACCCGGAGCTGACCGGGTTCCACACCGAGCTGCACTTCCTCGACAAGGCGGGCACAG TCTCCCTGGACAGCGTGCTGCAGGATGTGAGGAGCCTGCAGCAGGGCATGGAGCTGACCCGCAAGGAGTTCATGCGGCAGGACGACAGCCTGGTGCTCAAGGACTTCCTCAAGGTCAACTCCGAGGTGATGGAGAAGCTGCAGGCTGACAGCAAAACCGCCAAG GAAGCCTACGAGTCAGCCGTGGAGTACTTTGGGGAGAACCCCAAGAACAGCCCCCCCACCACCTTCTTCCCCATGTTCATGCGCTTCATCAGAGCCTACAAG aaagcagagcaggacatCGAGCTGTGGAAGAAACAAGAGGCCATGGCCAAAGAGGCAGAATCCAGCCCCCCCGGCAGCGAGGACCACCCCGAG CTGCCCATCCAGAAAGCCAAGAGGCAGCAGATGGATATGATTGCTGAGCTGAAGAAGAAGCAGATGGTGAAGGAGCCACTCATCTACGAAGGGAAGGATGGGGCCATCGAGGATATTATTTCAG ctctcaaAACCGTTCCTTTCACGGCCCGGACGGGCAAGCGCTCGTCCCGGCTCTTCTGCGACATGAGCTTCCCCGAGCAGAGTCCTCTGTAG